CCATATACGCACAAAGGGAGTGATACCTGCAAAACAACCGATTATTAGGGAGAAGGCAGACCAAAACTTGTTAATCATGCAAGCTTCTGACAAATTTAAGCTCAGAAAAGGGTAACTATAGATAACTACCTCACAAATGGAAATCAATTTTTGGAAGATATGAAAGGAATTCAATCCATTTAATCGAAGGTTCCCAAGTTTATGAGTATTTCAAATAGAAATACAACTTATACAAGTATGAAAAATTGACCTGTCTATTTTCCTTTCCCTTTTTCATGTAAAATTtgtcattgaattgaattatgaACATCATGGGCATAACTAAACAGTCTTTTCTGAAacgattattaattattttaggaAAGAGAGTGTTAAAATAACTATAATGCCAACCAATGAACCAATAGAAATCACATAACCATGTAGAAACTACACTCCAAATTTCTGACTAAATCTTGTGAAAATTCACAGACCTACAACATAATGGATTGAAAAAAACCAGAGAGCCAAAGGACATATTTTGTGCATAACATCACTACAATGTTAACAACACATTGTTAAGTTGTCACAGCATTTGCTTGCCCACCTATAAGCAGTTATTGGGGCAGATGAGTCTGCTTCCCTGGGCATTAAATCTGATCCCCGACCTTCTGCTATCATAGTTGAAGCCAAATCAATCATAGAAGCTGTTTCAGAAAGGGTTGCCCTGTATTCCCGATCACTGACTGGAGCCTGAACATTCCAATTGGAATTATGACCAAAGCTGCAAGTGAATACATAGCACGTAGGCATTTGCAAGAAATAAAAATTCACCACGAACAAGAGTGCAACTATTGGGGAAAAAGTATGCTTCTCAATCAATAAACATCACCAGCTGCCACCATTTATCTTTAATTGGAAGTATAGCTAAATAGctattatttttagtaaataGTGCAGCCATCCTGAGCTGATACAACTTTTACTGTTAAAAGAACATGCAGTGTGACACCCTCTAGTCAAAGCAACATCAATTCATGAGGAAAAggagaaattcaaagaaaaatgaaaacaatTCGAAGCGCCTAATTCATGAGTACAAAAATACTCAACAATCAACATTATGTGCGCAATGCTGTCATGGGGTTGGACTCTTGATTGGCTAACCAGTTAGTCACTTTAGATTAACCAATCAATCCAGAAGGTGGACCTAACAATTGAACTAGGTTATTAGACAGCCATAATTCAATATTTGCCAAAAGTTATTCTTTCACCACACAAACATATATAGATACATAAATCAAgacacaataagttataagtTACAGCTTGCTTCAGGGAAAATACATGCTGATGTGCAAATTTTACATTGAATATAGCAATATGAGTATAAATGAATTACCTGCAGAATAGCAGCACGGACTGCTCTGGAGCATGCAGCATTGGTTCGCATATAATGCACAATATCCTAGATACAGGtagaaacaaacagaaaataatttcatttctaCTGGAAAAGCAATcatgatatataaaattaaactttatatataaattatgataCAAGTACGAAGTCCCATCCGAATTAACCTGACAACCAGTGCTGTGTCCAAGTAGGACCACACCTTCAGAATTTTCTTTGTTGATCAAATAACTTACAAGCTGATCAATCTCCTTGGCATCCTTCAAAGGTAGAAAGTGTAAAAGCATTAAAAGGTCTGAGCGTCAAGATTTATATTGAAAAACATATcaaaaagattttaaaatattacacAAGCATTAAGGATATGAATATAGTCCTTTCAAGACTTTAGAACTAGAGAATGAGGTACCAAAGTTCAAAACACTTTTTCTCAAAGATTTGTGAATCTTAACATGGAACTTAATGGGATTTTAAAACAGTAAGCTCCAAGAAGTAGGAATAGCTCAGCAACAAAAGCAGGGTCATAAAATAAGCAACCAAAACGACATGGAAGTATTGGAGGGAAAGCAACAAAGTTACTTGTTGCAAGGTGGAAGTTCCATATCCGCTATATGATGATGACATAAGCAGCTGAACAAGTGACCATTTCTCTCTATCCAAAGCAATTGCCAGAGGCCCCAAGTATCTGAACCATGGATGAAGAAAGTTGTGTTAGGAACTCTAGAGTTACATGTTTAGTTTCCAGGGTTCAGCTGTGTATTTAAATAATGCAGTTCTCAGTGAATTAGCTATCAAAATGAAGCTATTTATAAATAACTTGCAGAAGATTTGATCTCCTATAATAAAGGACGCATTGCAACAGTTGAATAAATGACAACAATGAATGAAACTAATGATATCATACATACTCAGTTGCTAGAAAGCCATCTGTTAATCCTCCAATAAAAACGAGTTGTTGTTTATGATCACCTGTTTTAAATGCAACCTGCAGTCATTTTTCAAATATCATATCAAATAACCAATTCAAAAGCATAGCCTTCGACAATATACAAAATTTCAGCAACATGGAAACATTTCTTTCAcaaaaaagggggaaaaaaatACAACATTGGAAATAACTTGAATTTACAGGTATGATGCAGTTAAGATATTAGTCCAACCCCATAGATTTAAATAAGAACGGTTACAATACAAGAAACAACTTAGTGGAATTCTTCAAGAAGAGTGACCATAGTGCTCACAGATCAGTCTTTCCACTATGAAAAGCTTTAGCTAATGTGACACGGTCCTCTTTTTGCATTCTATTCCAATTAAGAACAAGAAATGCAAATATATCACTGAACACCATTTTGTGAATTGCAAGGAATTATTGAATTTGAGAAAAACAAATTACACTCATAAAACTTTTCAATGTTGATAACGGAGCTAATCTCAATTCCTCTTAAACCACGCAACTAATGCGGCATCTCCTACTAAGCACACTATCTATGTCCAGTTGAAACATAAAGATGAAGCCCAAATTTAGAaagattaatttcaaaattaggCTAAAAATTCAACAAGTCCGTAATTCTAGCAGATAATTAATCAGAAATCATTGTAAGATAAAACAAAGAGATTCCAAATTCTAATATAGCCTACCTGGATAGGCTTTGGTCCGTATTTGAAGAGCACACCGGGAAACTGGTCCTTGGCAATAATGGGACTGAAGAAATCCCTTGAGCCCGAATTGCTAGCCTTTTTGAGGCTATCGGATCGATCAGCCCGGCCACGAACAATGCTGGAGAACCATGAAGTagctgaagaagaagaagaggagggggaggaggaagaagaagaggcagCGACAGAAGCTGCAGATGGAGGAGAAGAAGATAGTGAGAGATTCATATCAACTGGAGGTCAGAAGAAGACGACGTGGAGGAGACAACCATTTGCTACCACTCCCTAAGATCGTTCTGTGAAGAAGATCTGATGTACATTTCAGAGCAGAAATGTCGCAGATTGGAATAGGATCGCCAAAGCCAATCCGCCCGGTTTTGACCCGTTTCAGGCCCAAACCCGTCTGGGAATCTCCGCCCCGCCTGTGATGTAGCCCAACTTCCTAGGACTTGATGACAGTAACGGGCCTGATTTATATGGTAACTTGTAGCTTGAAGGACCTTCTTGTTGGGCCACAGGGCCTACTCTTCCATTATATGCATCTTTGTTATAGTTATTTTGTGAAGTTTCATATATCAACTCCACTCTAACATGAGCTTCAAACTTCTCATTACAAGTA
The genomic region above belongs to Manihot esculenta cultivar AM560-2 chromosome 3, M.esculenta_v8, whole genome shotgun sequence and contains:
- the LOC110612443 gene encoding UPF0613 protein PB24D3.06c — translated: MNLSLSSSPPSAASVAASSSSSSPSSSSSSATSWFSSIVRGRADRSDSLKKASNSGSRDFFSPIIAKDQFPGVLFKYGPKPIQVAFKTGDHKQQLVFIGGLTDGFLATEYLGPLAIALDREKWSLVQLLMSSSYSGYGTSTLQQDAKEIDQLVSYLINKENSEGVVLLGHSTGCQDIVHYMRTNAACSRAVRAAILQAPVSDREYRATLSETASMIDLASTMIAEGRGSDLMPREADSSAPITAYRYHSLCAYMGDDDMFSSDLTDDQLKTRLGHMCNTPCQVIFSMADEYVPEYVDKKALVGRLCRAMGGAEKVEIEHGNHSLSNRIREAVQAIIDFVKREGPKGWDDPWN